From the Solea senegalensis isolate Sse05_10M linkage group LG16, IFAPA_SoseM_1, whole genome shotgun sequence genome, one window contains:
- the mrpl33 gene encoding 39S ribosomal protein L33, mitochondrial, protein MFLTTVNLAKAKSKTILVQMMSAAGTGYVFNTKRNRLRDKLVLRKHDPLVNKHVLFFEKKKIRSI, encoded by the exons ATGTTTCTTACGACTGTGAATT TGGCCAAGGCAAAGTCAAA AACCATCCTGGTGCAGATGATGAGCGCTGCAGGAACAGGTTACGTCTTCAACACCAAGAGGAACCGTCTCCGAGATAAACTGGTGCTGCGTAAACACGATCCATTAG TGAACAAACACGTCCTGTTttttgagaagaagaaaatcagaTCAATTTAA